Within Runella rosea, the genomic segment AGGGTTTGTGGGCAAGTGGCACATCGACGGGCACGGCCGAAATACCTACATCCCACCGACGCGTCAGCAGGGATTTGGGTACTGGAAAGCCTTGGAATGCACCCACGATTACAACAATTCGGCCTACTACGCCGGTGATTCCAATAAAAAATTGGTGTGGAAAGGCTACGATGTCATCGCGCAGACCGATGATGTCTGCAACTACATGACCGCCAAAGCCCAAGAAACCAACCCGTTTATGGTGTTTATTTCCATCGGCAGTCCGCACGACCCGTACCAAACGGCTCCCGAAAAATACCGTAAAATGTTTGAAAACAAAGACATCATCATCAATGAAAATGTGCCCGTGGAGAAACGAGAAAAGGTCAAAAACGACCTCCGTGGCTATTATTCACACATTGCAGCGATTGATGACTGCATAGGCAAAATGTGGCAGACGCTCATTGATTTGGGCATTGAAGACAACACCATCATCGTGTTTTCGTCCGACCACGGCGATTTATTGGGCGCACACGGCTCGTGGAACAAACAGCAGCCTTACGCCGAAAGCATTAAGGTGCCGTTTCTGCTTCATTACCCTAAGTTGTTTGGTAAAACGGGCAAAACCTCCGAGGCGCTGCTAAACTCCCCCGACATCATGCCTACGCTGTTGGGCCTGTGCAATATTCCCGTTCCAGCGTCGGTCGAAGGCATTGATTTTTCGGGCGTGTTGAAAGGAACGAAAAAGGATAACGTCAAACATACCCTGATTTCCTGCACTCAACCTTTCGGGCAATGGACGCGGAAAATGGGCGGCAAAGAGTACCGGGGTCTTTTTACTCACCAATACACCTACACCCGTGATCTGAACGGCCCATGGCTGCTGTTCGACAACTTGAAAGACCCTCTTCAACTCAACAATTTAATCGAAAAAGCCGAGTACAAAAAAGTTCAGGACAAACTGGATGCTGACTTAAAAGGGGAATTGCGCAAACGAAAAGACGAATTTAAGCCCGGAATGGAGTATGTAAAGCAGTGGAATTACTTAGTGGATGAGACAGAAACGGTACCTTATAGAAAAGTAAATTACGAAGGAAAGCCGATTGTTGAGTAACCCAAAACGATTTAGTCATGTCCCCAAACAGCGGATTTTACCGATTTATTTTTCTCTTATGCTGGTGTTTTTGTGCGAAGGTAAATTTTGCACAAAAACAACCAACCCAACCCAACATCATCTTTATCCTGACCGACGACCACCGAGCCGGAGCGTTGGGTTACACCGGCAACCCGTATGCGCACACACCCGAAATGGATAAATTGGCACAAACGGGGGTCTATTTTAAGAAAGCACTGGTAACCACTCCGATCTGTGCCGCGAGCCGAGCCAGTATTTTGAGTGCTATGCAGGAGCGCGCCCACCGCTACACGTTTCAGACCGGCAATATCAAGCAGGAATACATGGAAAATGCCTATCCCAAAGTACTGAAAGAGGCCGGCTATTACACGGGCTTTTACGGGAAATTCGGGGTAAATTATGACCGAAAAGACCAGTTATTCCACGTGTATGAAGACTATGATCGTAATAACCGATACACTGATAAACGGGGCTATTTCTTCAAAACTCTGGGCAAAGATACCGTACATTTGACCCGCTATACGGGCCAAAAAGCCATTGATTTTATCGAAAACGCCCCCACCGACAAGCCCTTTTGCTTATCGCTGAGCTTCTCGGCACCCCATGCCCACGACGGTGCTCCTGACCAATATTTTTACGATGAACAAACAGCGCATTTACTTGAAAATGTCACCATCGCTCCCCCGCTTTTGGGCGAAGACAAGTACTTTAACCAACAGCCCGAAAAAGTAAAAGCGGGCTTCAGCCGCCTGCGCTGGACGTGGCGATTTGATACGCCCGAAAAATACCAACGCATGGTCAAGGGCTATTACCGCATGATTGCAGGGATTGATTTAGAAATCGCCAAAATTCGGGAAGAGCTAAAAAAGAAAAACCTTGACAAAAATACCATCATCATTTTGATGGGCGACAACGGCTACATGCTTGGCGAAAGGCAATTGGCCGACAAGTGGCTGATGTACGACAATTCCATTCGAGTACCGCTGATTATCTACGACCCAAGGAAGGAGAAGCACCAAGATAGTGACGAAATGGCCCTGAACATTGACGTTCCGGCCACGATTTTGGACATGGCAGGGGTAAAACGACCGAAAAATTATCACGGAAAAAGTTTGATGCCGTTGGTCAATCAGACGGCCCGAAGTATGCAGCGCGACACGGTGTTGATCGAGCACCTCTGGGAATTTGAAAACATTCCACCGAGCGAAGGTATACGCACCAACGAGTGGAAATATTTTCGGTATGTCAACGACAAAACCCTCGAAGAACTCTACAACCTCAAAGCCGACCCCAACGAAATCACCAACTTGGTTCGGGATGAAAAATACCGGCAGGTGTTGAACAACCTGCGGCAAAAAACGGAACAACTCATTCAACAACACCGAGATGCCAATGCCTGTCAACCGACGGGTTTGATGGTGGAGTTTATCCGCCAACCCGCTACCGTTTTGTTGAAAGATAATACCCCCGAATTTGGCTGGGTGGTACCGAAAGAAGCTGTGTTTCAGTCATCCTACCAACTTCTGGTCGCTTCTTCTAAAACCAATATCGACCATAACATCGGCGATGTATGGAACACGGGACAGGTGCGCGGAAACCATTCCTCCAATGTAGCTTACCAAGGCAAACCCTTACAACCAGGCGTGACCTACTTTTGGAAAGTGAGGATTTGGGACACCGACAATCGCACGGGCGATTATTCTGAGCCACAGGCCTTTCGGGTGGGGCCACCAGACAATTCCATCTCAACAACCAATATTTTTCAGGTGGATAAAAAGAAGCCGACGAAATTCATCAAAACGGCTCCGGGCAGTTACTTTATTGATTTTGGGAAAGCAGCCTTTGCGAATCTAGAACTCAATTATACCGCCAAAAAGAACCAAACCCTCATTGTGCGGCTGGGCGAGCAACTCGAAAACGGGAAAATAAACCGAAAACCCATGGGCAGTATTCGGTACCAAGAGGTGAAAGTGGAAGTAACCAAAGGCAAAAAAACCTACCGGCTCAACATCAAACCCGACGAAAGAAACACCAAATCAAGCGCCGGCGCGGTGGTAATGCCCGATTCGTTTCCCGTTTTATTGCCGTTTCGCTATTGTGAAATAGACAATGTCACCGAAAATCTGACTGCCAACGACCTGACGCAATTGGCGTATTTCAGTTATTTTGAAGAAGACCAAAGTCGTTTCAAAAGCTCAGACACCACCCTCAATCAGGTCTGGGAGTTGTGCAAATATACCATCAAAGCTAGTTCATTTTCAGGATTTTATCTCGATGGCGACCGGGAGCGCATTCCGTACGAAGCCGATGCGTACCTCAATCAACTAAGCCACTACGCTACCGACCGCGAATACGGCATTGCCCGCAAAACCATTGAGTATTTTATGGAGCACCCCACCTGGCCTACCGAATGGCAACTCCACGTGGCGCTGATGTTTTACCAAGACTATATGTACACGGGTAACACCGAATTGATTGCTAAATACTACGAACCCCTGAAGTACAAAACCCTCATGGAACTTGCCCGTGAGGATGGTTTGATCAGCTCGTCGTCACCCAAAAACACGCCTGAGTTCATGCAAAAACTGGGTTTTAAAGACCCTAAGATTCAGCTGAAAGACATCGTAGATTGGCCACCGGCCCAAAAAGATACGGGTTGGAAATTGGCCACCGCCGAAGGCGAACGCGATGGATATGTTTTTACACCCATCAATACAATGGTAAACTGTTTCTTTTACAAAAACATGGAGATTATGGCCGAATTTGCGCGTATTCTCCACAAATCGGAGGATGAGCGGCAGTTTCAGACCTTGGCGATAAAAGCCAAAAATTCCATTAATGAAAAATTATTTAACCCAAAAACGGGAGCATACATTGACGGAGAAGGCACCGACCATTCCTCGCTGCACGCCAACATGATGGCGTTGGCGTTTGGCATTACGCCCGACATCCACAAAAAATCGGTCGCCGCTTTTATCAAATCCCGAGGCATGGCATGCAGCGTCTATGGCTCGCAATATTTACTGGAAGCCCTCTACAACGCCAACGAAGCCGACTATGCCCTGCAACTCATGACCGCCACCCACGACCGAAGCTGGTGGAACATGATAAAGATCGGCTCGACCATGACGCTGGAGGCGTGGGATACCAAATACAAGCCCAACCTCGACTGGAACCACGCCTGGGGAGCAGCCCCCGCCAATATTGTTGCCCGCAATATGTGGGGCATACAACCCAAAACAGCGGGCGGAAGCATCATGCACATCAAACCGCAATTAGGCACGCTTTCGTCTTCCGAAATCACTGTACCCATTATGAAAGGACTTATCAAGGCATCCTATCAGCGCAAAAGCAGGATTCGTCAGGAATACACGTTTGAACTGCCCGCCAATGTATCGGCAGAATTGGAATTAAAGTTTTCCCCCGAAGACACGATTCTTCTGAACGGAACAAAAGCAGATACTTCTTTCGGAACCCTCCGACTATCGCCAGGCATCAATACGGTTGTGTTAAATGTCAATACGTTTTGAGAAACCAAAGCACAAATCGTCTTTCTCAAAAATTCCGATAACTTTGTCACTTTCTCAACAATTCTATTTGTAAGCGTTGAGAAGTGACAAAGTTATCCCAACATGCCCAAAGAAAGACCCTCGAAACCGCCGCTCCTATTGACCGTCACCGAAACCGCCGAATTGATGGCGTTTCTGGTGGCAAAACTTCCCCATAAAAACCGCAACAACATCAAAACGCTGCTGCGCGACCGGCATATTTTGGTCGAAGGCCGGGTACAGACGAAGTACAATTATTCATTGCAACCCAATCAACGCGTGGAAGTACGCTGGACCCAAGGTTCTAAAGAAAGCATATATCGCGGCCTAACGATTTTGTTTGAAGATGCGCATTTGATTGTCATTGAAAAACAGGAAGGTCTCCTTTCCATTTCGGCCAACAATAAGGAATCCCAAACAGCTTACAACACGCTGAGTGCGCACGTCAAGAAGCAAAATCCCGCCAACAAAATCTTCATCGTTCACCGCCTCGACCGCGACACGTCGGGCGTGATGGTATTTGCCAAAAGTGAAAGGGTGAAGGCATTGTTGCAAGAAAGCTGGGAGCCTACCACCAAAGAGCGCACCTACATCGCCGTGGCCGAAAAGCCTTTCAAAGAGCTCTCGGGCACCATCACGTCGTATCTGAATGAAAGCAAGGCGCTCATTATGTATTCGAGTCAAAACCCCGCTCAGGGGCAATTGGCAATCACGCATTATGAAGTGTTGAAGCAAAATGCCGATTTTTCGTTGTTGAAAGTCAACCTCGAAACGGGGCGTAAAAATCAGATTCGGGTCCATTTACAAGACTTAGGACATTCTATTGTTGGTGATAAAAAATACGGGGCCGTCACGAACCCCATCGCCCGCTTGGGCCTACACGCGTGGGTTTTGGCCTTTGTTCATCCAATAACTCACGAAAAACTTCGTTTTGAAACTACGATTCCAAAAAAGTTTTTGGAATTATTTCCCCGATAATTAACGT encodes:
- a CDS encoding sulfatase family protein, whose product is MKKISINLFFIALIVLKNNQTLLSQNTVKKPNILYILVDQWRAQATGYAGDKNVYTPNLDRLARQSVNVKNAVSGTPVCTPHRASLMTGQYPLTNGVFMNDVLLDTNATTIAKVYKKHGYTTGFVGKWHIDGHGRNTYIPPTRQQGFGYWKALECTHDYNNSAYYAGDSNKKLVWKGYDVIAQTDDVCNYMTAKAQETNPFMVFISIGSPHDPYQTAPEKYRKMFENKDIIINENVPVEKREKVKNDLRGYYSHIAAIDDCIGKMWQTLIDLGIEDNTIIVFSSDHGDLLGAHGSWNKQQPYAESIKVPFLLHYPKLFGKTGKTSEALLNSPDIMPTLLGLCNIPVPASVEGIDFSGVLKGTKKDNVKHTLISCTQPFGQWTRKMGGKEYRGLFTHQYTYTRDLNGPWLLFDNLKDPLQLNNLIEKAEYKKVQDKLDADLKGELRKRKDEFKPGMEYVKQWNYLVDETETVPYRKVNYEGKPIVE
- a CDS encoding family 78 glycoside hydrolase catalytic domain; the protein is MSPNSGFYRFIFLLCWCFCAKVNFAQKQPTQPNIIFILTDDHRAGALGYTGNPYAHTPEMDKLAQTGVYFKKALVTTPICAASRASILSAMQERAHRYTFQTGNIKQEYMENAYPKVLKEAGYYTGFYGKFGVNYDRKDQLFHVYEDYDRNNRYTDKRGYFFKTLGKDTVHLTRYTGQKAIDFIENAPTDKPFCLSLSFSAPHAHDGAPDQYFYDEQTAHLLENVTIAPPLLGEDKYFNQQPEKVKAGFSRLRWTWRFDTPEKYQRMVKGYYRMIAGIDLEIAKIREELKKKNLDKNTIIILMGDNGYMLGERQLADKWLMYDNSIRVPLIIYDPRKEKHQDSDEMALNIDVPATILDMAGVKRPKNYHGKSLMPLVNQTARSMQRDTVLIEHLWEFENIPPSEGIRTNEWKYFRYVNDKTLEELYNLKADPNEITNLVRDEKYRQVLNNLRQKTEQLIQQHRDANACQPTGLMVEFIRQPATVLLKDNTPEFGWVVPKEAVFQSSYQLLVASSKTNIDHNIGDVWNTGQVRGNHSSNVAYQGKPLQPGVTYFWKVRIWDTDNRTGDYSEPQAFRVGPPDNSISTTNIFQVDKKKPTKFIKTAPGSYFIDFGKAAFANLELNYTAKKNQTLIVRLGEQLENGKINRKPMGSIRYQEVKVEVTKGKKTYRLNIKPDERNTKSSAGAVVMPDSFPVLLPFRYCEIDNVTENLTANDLTQLAYFSYFEEDQSRFKSSDTTLNQVWELCKYTIKASSFSGFYLDGDRERIPYEADAYLNQLSHYATDREYGIARKTIEYFMEHPTWPTEWQLHVALMFYQDYMYTGNTELIAKYYEPLKYKTLMELAREDGLISSSSPKNTPEFMQKLGFKDPKIQLKDIVDWPPAQKDTGWKLATAEGERDGYVFTPINTMVNCFFYKNMEIMAEFARILHKSEDERQFQTLAIKAKNSINEKLFNPKTGAYIDGEGTDHSSLHANMMALAFGITPDIHKKSVAAFIKSRGMACSVYGSQYLLEALYNANEADYALQLMTATHDRSWWNMIKIGSTMTLEAWDTKYKPNLDWNHAWGAAPANIVARNMWGIQPKTAGGSIMHIKPQLGTLSSSEITVPIMKGLIKASYQRKSRIRQEYTFELPANVSAELELKFSPEDTILLNGTKADTSFGTLRLSPGINTVVLNVNTF
- a CDS encoding RluA family pseudouridine synthase, with translation MPKERPSKPPLLLTVTETAELMAFLVAKLPHKNRNNIKTLLRDRHILVEGRVQTKYNYSLQPNQRVEVRWTQGSKESIYRGLTILFEDAHLIVIEKQEGLLSISANNKESQTAYNTLSAHVKKQNPANKIFIVHRLDRDTSGVMVFAKSERVKALLQESWEPTTKERTYIAVAEKPFKELSGTITSYLNESKALIMYSSQNPAQGQLAITHYEVLKQNADFSLLKVNLETGRKNQIRVHLQDLGHSIVGDKKYGAVTNPIARLGLHAWVLAFVHPITHEKLRFETTIPKKFLELFPR